From a region of the Narcine bancroftii isolate sNarBan1 chromosome 5, sNarBan1.hap1, whole genome shotgun sequence genome:
- the prok1 gene encoding prokineticin-1 isoform X3, with protein sequence MKILLLLTFLLLISFSKSIVITGACERDVQCGPGSCCAVSLWLRGLRMCTPRGQEGDKCHPFSHKVPFPGKRQHHTCPCMPHLSCSRSADASFQCTSHFKHLEFQ encoded by the exons ATGAAAATTCTGCTCCTCCTAACTTTCCTGCTTTTAATAAGTTTCAGCAAAAGTATTGTCATTACAGGG GCTTGTGAACGGGATGTGCAGTGTGGCCCAGGATCCTGCTGTGCTGTCAGTTTGTGGCTGCGTGGATTGCGGATGTGCACTCCACGGGGACAGGAAGGAGATAAGTGCCATCCCTTCAGTCACAAG GTTCCGTTCCCCGGGAAGCGACAACACCACACCTGTCCGTGTATGCCACATCTTTCCTGCTCCAGGTCTGCAGATGCCAGCTTTCAATGCACCTCCCACTTTAAACATCTGGAATTCCAGTGA